A DNA window from Linepithema humile isolate Giens D197 chromosome 6, Lhum_UNIL_v1.0, whole genome shotgun sequence contains the following coding sequences:
- the LOC105678258 gene encoding facilitated trehalose transporter Tret1-like has translation MSTEAEKGKYTTPGGSKTWEYLTTFICSIMCMGIGAIIGWSSPSIVKLMAPDSPIPVTASNISTLVAMIAVGHILGPPLSQLVVDRKGRKTAILLSGLSAIICWGLTIVATNIWILYVTRFMGGLYLGQFAPAFAMYIGEIASPDTRGAATAANTIMFNFGILGMFIVAPYLSIPTMAAFWLIMSVGCTIAFWFMPESPYYLAMKDRMDDAEAALEKLRGRTDVSEDLQVIVESVSNSDEKRGRTGGLRELLTVRANRRAFIIINLVSFTHHFGGYHMIISYGQLIFKSADLQMISDHTASVVIGVMQVTSVIGITFLVDKLGRRPLLLFSGVVVTASNLVIGVFFYAKEYLNMDVSAYSTAMLIATVLLVFGFNCGLMPLQLILMSEIFGTEIKALAICLLTTSSGCIAVVSVKLYILIAVTWGYGHSLLYLAFCVFVAVSTLAILRLLPETKGKTFVQIQKELSD, from the exons ATGAGTACCGAGGCGGAAAAGGGAAAATATACGACGCCGGGGGGCTCGAAAACCTGGGAATATCTGACCACCTTCATCT GTTCGATCATGTGTATGGGCATCGGAGCGATCATAGGATGGAGCTCGCCGAGTATCGTAAAGCTGATGGCGCCGGACTCGCCGATTCCGGTCACTGCCTCCAACATTTCCACCCTCGTGGCGATGATCGCCGTCGGTCACATATTAGGACCGCCTCTCAGTCAGCTCGTAGTCGACAGGAAAGGCAGGAAAACCGCCATTCTACTCAGCGGACTGTCGGCGATAATATGTTGGGGCCTGACTATAGTCGCTACGAATATCTGG ATTCTTTACGTGACGAGGTTTATGGGCGGCCTGTATTTGGGCCAGTTCGCGCCCGCATTCGCGATGTACATCGGCGAGATCGCGTCGCCGGACACGCGAGGCGCCGCTACAGCCGCGAATACAATAATGTTCAACTTCGGCATCCTCGGCATGTTCATTGTCGCGCCGTATCTGTCGATACCGACGATGGCGGCGTTCTGGCTGATCATGTCCGTCGGCTGTACGATCGCTTTCTGGTTCATGCCGGAGTCGCCGTATTACTTAGCTATGAAGGACAGAATGGACGACGCGGAGGCGGCGCTGGAGAAGCTGCGCGGCAGGACGGACGTTTCCGAAGATCTGCAGGTGATCGTCGAGTCGGTGTCCAACAGTGACGAGAAGCGAGGGAGAACCGGCGGTCTACGCGAACTGTTAACCGTGCGCGCCAATCGTCGCGCCTTCATCATCATCAATCTCGTTTCGTTCACCCACCACTTCGGCGGCTATCACATGATCATATCGTACGGCCAGCTGATCTTCAAGTCGGCCGACCTCCAGATGATCTCCGATCACACGGCCAGCGTTGTGATCGGCGTGATGCAGGTGACCTCCGTGATCGGCATCACCTTTCTCGTCGACAAACTGGGCCGCAGACCGTTGCTGCTCTTCTCCGGCGTCGTCGTGACGGCGTCGAACCTCGTGATCGGCGTCTTCTTCTACGCGAAGGAGTACCTCAACATGGACGTGTCCGCGTATTCGACGGCGATGCTGATCGCGACGGTGCTGCTGGTGTTCGGCTTCAACTGCGGCCTGATGCCTCTGCAGCTGATCCTCATGTCCGAGATCTTCGGTACGGAGATCAAGGCCCTCGCCATTTGCCTTTTGACCACCAGCAGCGGATGCATCGCTGTGGTGTCGGTGAAGCTTTACATTCTGATTGCCGTAACCTGGGGCTACGGCCACTCGCTGCTTTATCTGGCATTCTGCGTGTTCGTGGCGGTATCCACCCTCGCGATCCTTCGTCTCTTGCCGGAGACAAAAGGCAAGACCTTTGTGCAGATACAAAAGGAGCTGAGCGATTGA
- the STUB1 gene encoding E3 ubiquitin-protein ligase CHIP, whose translation MSKMYSTANLSDKELKEQGNRLFSLHKYEDAANCYTKAIIKNPDQALYFTNRALCHLKMKQWESVCKDCRRALDIDPCLMKGHFFLGLALLELELFDEAVKHLQRAVDLAKEQKLNYGDDITSVLRQARKRRFQIREEQRIAQDIELQTYLSQLIIDDAKRNLTALQEQEPPKDSDAEASSAEFARNKEEIEEKRDTCVSRLNDLFAKVDERRKKREVPDYLCGKISFEILQEPVITPSGITYERKDIEEHLQRVGHFDPVTRVRLTQDQLIPNLAMKEVVDTFLQENEWALHY comes from the exons ATGAGTAAAATGTACTCAACCGCGAACCTGTCCGACAAAGAGCTGAAGGAACAGGGTAACCGTCTCTTCAGTCTGCATAAGTACGAAGATGCAGCTAATTGTTACACCAAGGCGATT ataaaaaatCCAGATCAAgcgttatattttacaaatcggGCACTGTGTCATTTGAAGATGAAACAGTGGGAATCGGTGTGCAAGGACTGCAGACGGGCCTTAGATATAGATCCGTGTCTGATGAAAGGTCACTTCTTCCTAGGACTCGCCTTATTGGAATTGGAACTTTTTGATGAAGCGGTGAAGCATTTACAAAGAG CTGTGGACTTAGCAAAAGAGCAAAAACTGAATTACGGTGACGATATCACTAGTGTATTGCGACAAGCTCGTAAACGTCGCTTCCAAATAAGGGAGGAACAGAGGATCGCACAGGATATCGAGCTGCAGACTTATCTGAGTCAGCTGATCATAGATGATGCAAAACGCAACTTAACAGCTTTGCAAGAACAGGAGCCGCCAAAAGATTCCGATGCAGAAGCTAGTTCAGCCGAGTTTGCCAGGAACAAGGAAGAGATTGAGGAGAAGAGAGATACCTGCGTATCGCGACTGAATGATCTCTTCGCTAAAGTTGATGAAAGGAGAAAg AAAAGAGAAGTGCCCGACTACTTGTGTGGTAAGATCAGCTTCGAGATTCTGCAAGAGCCGGTGATCACACCGAGCGGTATCACATACGAGCGAAAGGACATCGAGGAACATCTTCAACGGGTTGGTCATTTCGATCCAGTCACACGCGTGCGTTTGACGCAGGATCAGCTGATTCCAAACTTGGCGATGAAAGAAGTGGTCGACACCTTCTTGCAGGAGAACGAATGGGCCTTGCATTATTGA